A genomic segment from Pseudomonadota bacterium encodes:
- a CDS encoding ATP-binding protein — protein MQGMLRRLITETLKEEMELTPAVALLGARQVGKTTLAQLIAEQKPSIYLDLESPEDLAKLADPTKFLRENSDKLIILDEIQRTPGLFMVLRGVIDKNRAAGREGEQFLLLGSASMDLLRQSSESLAGRISYVDMSGLNILETDKKNTQPLWLRGGFPNSYLAKSDDIAMRRLENLIRTYLERDIPQMGFNVPATRLRRLWTMLAHLQGETVNYSKLASNLEVDRKTINHYIDILIDLLLIRRIEPWYANVKKRLVKSPRYYVRDSGILHRLLGIGNYDSLLSNPILGKSWEGFVVENIHSVLPRLAETYFYRTSAGAEIDLVIKMPNAETWAVEIKHGVAPKLGKHYGQISKDVGATHKYVVYGGDDEFPVGGDVRVISLPKIMEKLISTQPL, from the coding sequence ATGCAAGGTATGTTGAGACGATTGATAACAGAAACCCTCAAAGAAGAAATGGAGCTTACCCCTGCTGTAGCACTACTTGGCGCACGTCAGGTAGGCAAAACAACGCTTGCACAGCTGATAGCAGAGCAAAAGCCATCCATTTATCTTGATCTTGAATCACCGGAGGATTTGGCAAAGCTGGCTGACCCCACCAAATTTTTAAGGGAAAATAGTGATAAGCTGATCATCCTTGACGAAATTCAGCGTACACCTGGTTTGTTCATGGTTTTACGGGGTGTGATCGACAAAAACCGTGCTGCAGGTAGGGAAGGTGAACAATTTTTGCTGCTTGGCTCCGCATCTATGGACCTATTGCGCCAATCCTCAGAGAGCCTTGCAGGGCGCATTAGCTATGTGGATATGAGCGGTCTAAATATTTTGGAAACAGATAAAAAAAATACTCAACCACTTTGGCTACGCGGCGGTTTTCCAAACAGCTATTTGGCAAAAAGTGATGACATTGCCATGCGTCGACTTGAAAACCTTATTCGTACTTATTTGGAACGGGATATCCCCCAGATGGGATTTAATGTACCTGCTACAAGGCTGCGGCGCCTTTGGACAATGCTTGCTCATTTGCAGGGAGAAACCGTAAATTACTCAAAGTTGGCAAGCAATCTGGAAGTTGATCGTAAAACCATTAATCATTACATCGACATCCTAATTGATCTTCTTTTGATTCGACGCATTGAACCATGGTATGCGAACGTCAAAAAACGTTTAGTAAAATCACCACGCTACTATGTGCGTGATAGCGGTATCCTACACCGCTTGCTGGGTATTGGAAACTACGATTCGTTGTTATCCAATCCCATCCTTGGCAAAAGTTGGGAGGGATTTGTCGTTGAAAACATTCATTCGGTATTGCCGCGACTTGCTGAAACTTATTTTTATCGAACATCTGCCGGAGCTGAAATTGATCTGGTCATCAAAATGCCTAACGCAGAAACCTGGGCTGTAGAAATCAAACATGGTGTAGCGCCAAAGTTAGGCAAACATTACGGCCAAATATCTAAAGACGTTGGTGCAACACATAAATACGTTGTCTATGGTGGCGATGATGAGTTCCCCGTAGGAGGTGATGTGCGTGTAATTTCCTTGCCAAAAATAATGGAAAAGCTGATTTCTACTCAGCCATTATAA
- a CDS encoding 5-formyltetrahydrofolate cyclo-ligase encodes MSQQKSQLRIALLQKRRDYVHSLSEQQRQEAGEKLRRNTLTLLKDKPPSVITGFWPLWDEINCRTLLNALSQKHKLGLPVVNMDKNVLEFHIWTPTSKLKPGSLKISVPATYSPLPSPDIVLTPAIAFDFAGHRLGYGRGHYDRTLEILRQKKQVLALGLGYDVQMIDSLPHQEFDQTVDIIITEKRIIQRNT; translated from the coding sequence ATGAGCCAACAAAAATCTCAACTGCGCATAGCTCTCCTGCAAAAAAGGCGCGACTACGTGCATTCATTGTCCGAACAACAACGCCAAGAGGCTGGAGAAAAGCTACGCCGAAACACTCTCACCCTGCTTAAAGACAAACCTCCTTCGGTCATTACAGGGTTCTGGCCGCTGTGGGATGAAATCAACTGCAGGACTTTGCTAAACGCGCTATCTCAAAAGCATAAACTTGGCTTGCCTGTCGTCAACATGGATAAAAATGTACTGGAGTTTCACATCTGGACCCCAACTTCAAAGCTCAAGCCAGGTTCCTTAAAGATATCAGTTCCGGCAACTTACAGCCCCCTGCCCTCGCCCGATATCGTGTTAACGCCCGCCATTGCCTTTGATTTTGCAGGGCATCGTTTGGGCTATGGTCGCGGGCACTACGATCGCACCCTGGAAATATTGCGGCAGAAAAAACAAGTTTTAGCTCTGGGATTGGGGTATGATGTGCAGATGATCGATAGTCTACCCCATCAAGAATTTGATCAGACTGTAGATATCATCATAACAGAGAAACGAATCATTCAAAGGAACACGTAG
- a CDS encoding TIGR00282 family metallophosphoesterase, translated as MRLIFCGDVVGRSGREVIVEKLPSLREKLKADLVIVNGENAAGGFGITPTICKEFYEAGVDIITTGNHIWDQKQILPYLPTDPNCLRPINYSNQSLPGRGVCEFTLKDGRVFVVIHAMCRLFMKDAVDCPFFAVEGILKKYSLSRPSIAGIMIDIHGETNSEKMALAHMVDGQVSFVVGTHTHIPTADAQIFSKGTAYQSDAGMCGDYNSVIGMKPEVPIGRFLGKPGLPRMKPAMGEATLAGVFIEINDRTGLAMQIEPIRVGGILKQTMPEV; from the coding sequence GTGAGACTAATTTTTTGCGGCGACGTCGTTGGACGCTCTGGTCGTGAGGTTATTGTTGAGAAGTTACCGAGCTTGCGAGAAAAGCTAAAAGCAGACCTGGTCATCGTCAATGGTGAAAATGCCGCTGGTGGTTTTGGGATAACTCCAACGATCTGTAAAGAATTTTATGAGGCTGGCGTCGATATCATCACCACCGGCAACCACATCTGGGACCAAAAACAAATCTTGCCCTACCTGCCGACAGACCCCAATTGTCTGCGCCCGATCAATTACTCAAACCAAAGTCTACCTGGACGGGGAGTGTGTGAATTTACCTTAAAAGATGGACGTGTGTTTGTGGTTATTCATGCCATGTGCCGTTTGTTTATGAAGGATGCTGTAGATTGTCCGTTTTTTGCCGTGGAAGGAATCTTGAAAAAATATAGCCTTTCCCGACCAAGCATTGCTGGCATTATGATTGACATCCACGGTGAGACTAATAGTGAAAAAATGGCGCTCGCCCACATGGTAGATGGGCAGGTCTCATTTGTGGTGGGAACACACACTCATATCCCAACAGCAGATGCACAGATTTTTAGCAAAGGCACTGCTTATCAATCGGATGCGGGAATGTGCGGCGACTATAACTCCGTTATTGGCATGAAACCCGAAGTTCCTATTGGCCGGTTCTTAGGGAAACCTGGTCTACCACGCATGAAGCCGGCAATGGGTGAGGCAACACTTGCTGGGGTGTTTATAGAAATTAACGATCGCACGGGTTTAGCGATGCAAATTGAACCTATCCGTGTAGGAGGAATCCTTAAGCAGACCATGCCTGAGGTCTAA
- a CDS encoding histidine phosphotransferase family protein, whose protein sequence is MTQASITDLEMAQMMCSKLCHDLITPVGAIGNGLELLAEPSAGSMNEMMDLVAQSAQTSAQRLSLFRFAFGVGATFHVHTLSDLEPLMNRCIDRKRFSMHWQVDPNSLAGDPLAKVWGKVIVNIMMMGMEALPYGGQIVIECAGPQGPETKIQIMMRAQRVCWKDEYSQILANGLGETLKLNPRNVQPFFTWRLANSIDVSMNVDNASSEDLQLSLVGKTAETQLMFAGR, encoded by the coding sequence GTGACGCAAGCGAGCATAACCGATCTTGAAATGGCGCAGATGATGTGCTCAAAGCTCTGCCATGACTTAATTACACCGGTTGGAGCGATCGGCAATGGTTTGGAGCTCCTGGCTGAACCCAGCGCGGGTTCGATGAATGAGATGATGGATCTGGTCGCACAGAGCGCGCAAACTTCAGCGCAAAGGCTTTCCTTGTTTCGTTTTGCCTTTGGTGTGGGAGCAACCTTTCATGTCCATACCCTCTCGGATCTAGAGCCGTTGATGAACCGCTGTATTGATCGTAAGAGGTTTTCAATGCACTGGCAGGTGGACCCAAATTCTTTAGCTGGCGATCCACTAGCGAAAGTTTGGGGTAAAGTGATTGTCAATATTATGATGATGGGGATGGAGGCGTTGCCTTATGGTGGGCAAATAGTGATTGAGTGCGCTGGACCCCAGGGACCTGAAACCAAGATACAAATTATGATGCGGGCGCAACGGGTGTGTTGGAAAGACGAATACAGCCAAATTTTGGCAAATGGATTGGGTGAGACCCTTAAACTTAACCCTCGAAATGTTCAACCCTTCTTTACCTGGCGCCTTGCAAACTCGATAGATGTGTCTATGAATGTAGATAATGCGAGTTCGGAAGACCTGCAGCTTAGTTTGGTTGGTAAGACAGCTGAAACTCAGTTGATGTTTGCTGGCCGTTAG